In Corynebacterium sp. P4-C1, the sequence TGGAGATCAAACGCACCTCGCCCGTCTTCGGCCCGACGGGGGTGATCGACTCGATGGCGCAGCTCGCCACGGAAATCGAGGCGGGAGGTGCCGCGCTGATTGCGTGCCAGACGGAACGCCTGCGTTTCGACGGCTCTCTTGAGGACATGGAGAAGGCGCGCACGGCCACCAGTCTTCCGATGGTGTGCCGCGATGTGATCGTCGACCCTTATCAGATTCACGAGGCCCGCTGCTACGGCGCCGACATGGTGCCGTTGCAGGTGGGCCTTTTGGAGCAGGCGCGCCTTGAAAGCCTGCTCGACCGCGTGGAATCCCTCGGCATGGTCGGCATGGCGGAGGTGCGTACCGTGGAGGAGGCGGACCGTGCGCTGCGCGCGGGCGCATCGGTGATCGGCGTTAACTCGTGGACATTCGACACCAACGACTTGAACCGCGAGGCTTTCGGGGAAATCGAACCCGGCCTGCCGGAAAGTGTTCTGCGCATCAGTCTCGGCGGCGTGCGCAACGCCCGCGACCTGATCTCCGCCGCCTCCATCGGGGCGGATGCCGTGCTCGCCGGTGAAGCCGTGATGACGAGCACGAATGTCACTGCGGCCACCCGCCGCCTGGTCGCCGCGGGCCAGCACCCGGCCTGCCCGTCGCGTTAACTGCCCCACCGCGCAGGTCTCGACGGGGCCGCAGGCTTTCCGCGTGCGCTGTCGCCAACGACGGGCTGTATCGGGCAAACTGTTCTGCGTGGTAACTGAGATTCTGGCTAATATCCCGTCGCCCCCGCAGGGCGTGTGGCACATCGGGCCGATCCCGATCCGCGCCTATGCGCTGTGCATCATCACCGGCAT encodes:
- a CDS encoding indole-3-glycerol-phosphate synthase, producing the protein MTAVQGKRQLVTDATLNPVVAGVLADVAAREANIPFKEIKARSRNMPDTRDVRAALLGPGCGVIVEIKRTSPVFGPTGVIDSMAQLATEIEAGGAALIACQTERLRFDGSLEDMEKARTATSLPMVCRDVIVDPYQIHEARCYGADMVPLQVGLLEQARLESLLDRVESLGMVGMAEVRTVEEADRALRAGASVIGVNSWTFDTNDLNREAFGEIEPGLPESVLRISLGGVRNARDLISAASIGADAVLAGEAVMTSTNVTAATRRLVAAGQHPACPSR